A genomic region of Alnus glutinosa chromosome 11, dhAlnGlut1.1, whole genome shotgun sequence contains the following coding sequences:
- the LOC133882730 gene encoding basic form of pathogenesis-related protein 1-like, which produces MGLTKILLALYLTGLTLTHVIVSVAGDERQDFLDGHNKARAEVGHGVKPLVWNHTLAAYAQAYANKRIPDCKLEKSDPNGPYGECLAEGHGEFKATDVVNGWVSEKKYYEHQDNKCVGGECGYYTQVIWRDTKYLGCGKSKCHNGRVFVTCNYYPSGNYYGERPY; this is translated from the coding sequence ATGGGGTTGACCAAGATTTTGCTAGCCCTATACTTGACAGGTTTAACCTTAACCCATGTCATTGTCTCCGTAGCCGGAGACGAACGGCAAGACTTCTTGGATGGACACAATAAAGCTCGTGCTGAGGTCGGCCATGGCGTTAAGCCACTTGTCTGGAACCACACCCTTGCAGCCTACGCTCAAGCTTATGCTAATAAGAGGATCCCAGACTGCAAGCTGGAGAAATCAGATCCGAATGGGCCCTATGGAGAATGCCTTGCTGAAGGTCATGGTGAGTTCAAGGCTACGGATGTAGTGAATGGGTGGGTGAGTGAGAAGAAATACTATGAGCATCAAGACAACAAATGTGTTGGTGGTGAGTGCGGGTACTACACCCAGGTGATTTGGCGCGATACAAAGTATCTTGGGTGTGGCAAGTCCAAGTGCCACAATGGCCGGGTATTTGTCACTTGCAACTATTATCCTTCAGGAAATTATTATGGCGAGCGTCCATATTAA